One bacterium DNA segment encodes these proteins:
- a CDS encoding NADH-quinone oxidoreductase subunit C, with translation PFTLRLDALMDVAGYLRSHPAARFSLLTDLTAAHYPDEEEPLQVVYHLYSLDHNRRLRLKVKVRQGAEVPTVSEIWGSADWMEREVFDLFGIRFSGHPDLRRIMLPEDWGSHPFLKDYPLEGRRERVYTKPVRKEIGE, from the coding sequence CCTTTCACCCTCCGGCTCGATGCGCTCATGGATGTCGCCGGCTATCTCCGGAGCCACCCCGCGGCGCGCTTTTCCCTTTTGACCGATTTGACGGCGGCCCACTACCCCGATGAGGAAGAGCCGCTTCAGGTGGTGTATCACCTGTACAGCCTCGATCATAACCGGCGCCTCCGCCTGAAGGTGAAGGTCCGCCAGGGGGCCGAGGTTCCCACGGTGTCGGAGATTTGGGGTTCGGCCGACTGGATGGAGCGCGAGGTGTTCGATCTTTTCGGCATCCGTTTCAGCGGCCACCCGGATCTGCGGCGGATCATGCTGCCCGAGGATTGGGGTTCCCATCCGTTCCTGAAGGATTACCCCCTCGAGGGCCGGCGCGAGCGCGTTTATACGAAGCCGGTCCGCAAGGAGATCGGGGAGTAG